From the genome of Nakamurella flavida:
CGGTCATCATCGCGATGTGCGTCGCCGAGGTACCGGCCAGCGCGGCCCGGTAGCCGGCGATCTCCGCGTCGACCACCCCGAACGCCGCCCAGGGGGTGGCGAACCGGGGCAGCACCGTCACCCGTGCGGGCAGATCGGCGGTCATCGCGGCGAAGACGTCCGGCGCGGTGGCCGCATCGCAGTGCAGGAACACCGGGAACGGGTCCAGCGCCGCGATGAGCCGGTGCAGCTGGGCCGGGTCCGTGTGGGCGGCGATCACGCAGGCCAGGGCCGCTCGCGCCCCGGAGGTGTCCGAGGCCCCCCGACCGTCGTGGTCGCGGCCCGGGGTCACGGAGCGCCCGGCCCGGTGTACTCGTACAGCGTCGTCGTCGGACCACGGAAGATGGCCCGCCAGTCCGGGGACTGCGCCATCACGTCGCGCAGCTCCTGGTAGTCCTCGTACGACTGCATGCCGTAACGATCCCCCCAGGCCCCGATCGCGTCCGACACCAGCGCGTAGTGCGCGACGCCGGGGAACTGGCCGAGGAAGTCGGTGGTCAGCTGGCTCTCGTCCGCGGCGGCGTCGTAGCCGGCCGTCAGGCCCGGGTAGTTCAGCAGGGTGTCGCGGGAGATGCCGCGGACGTCCTGGTACCGGGCGGTGACGCGACCGGGGGTGGCCCGGCCGGTGCCGGTGACCAGCATGACGGCGTCATCCGGGGCGGTGTTCTCGAAGACGCGGACGGCCTCGGTCGAGTCGGCCCGGATGATCCGCGCCCAGTCCATGCCGGTGAGGGCGAACACGTTCACGGCCGTGATGCCGACGAGCGACAGCACCAACCCGGTCTGCACGACGCGGCGACGCAGCCACCCGGAGGGCAGGGCCATGACGGCCAGGATGCTCAGCCAGGGCAACGCGAACATGACGACCCGGAAGATGCCCTCCTGGCCGTAGCTGGTGGCCAGGAAGAGCGTGCCGGGGCTGGCCGCGGTGGCCAGCAGGCCGAACCGGAGCCGGTCGCGGTGCCGGACGACCGCGAGGACCGCGAGCGCGCCGATGACCACGAGCAGCAGGGCGGGGACCGCGTAGACGATCGTGTTGATCAGCGCCGGCGGGTTGACCAGGCCGTCGTTGACCGGCGGCGCTAGGTTGTCGAACAACCGGCCCAGGGCCTCGATGGACAGGAAGTTGCCCAGGATGTTCACGTTGATCAGGGCCCAGCCGACGGCCGGGACGAGCAGCGCGATCGGCAGCCACCACGGCCGGACCAACCGGAAGGCGACCAGCACGACGAGCGCGGCGACCAGCAGGTAGGGCGAGATCTGGTGGGTGACCACGCCCACCACGGTGAGCCAGCCGACCAGCACGAAGCGCAGCAGCCGGGCACGGGCGGACTCGTCGGGCCGGGCGATCACCAGGGCCAGGATGAGCAGCGAGTAGACCAGGCCGATCGACTGCGGCGCGAAGTAGATGGTGTTGACCGCGTTGGCCATCATGAAGAGCAGGCCGGCGGCCCAGGCCAGGGCCGGGGTGGCCAGGAAGCGACCGGCCAGCACGCGGACGGCCAGCACGGTGGCCGCGGCGAAGAGCACCGGCAGCCAGGTGGCCAGGATCATCGGGTCGGAGATGCCGGCGGCGTCCACCACCCAGGCGGCCGCGGTGAACAGGCCGGGCCAGGACTGGAAGATGTCGGTCGAAGGGTCGAGCTGCCCGTTGACGCGGATGTAGTCGACGACGCCCACGTGCCGGGCGGCGGACACCACGGTCGGGGTGCCGTACAGCGCGGCCTGCGACAGCACGGCCAGCACGCCCAGCGCGAGGACCGGCACGGCGAGGTTGCCGCCGGTGGCCCAGGCGAGCGCGGCCGCGGCCAGGATCAGCAGCGCGCCGACGAACCAGAGCGGTCCGACGCTGCCGAGCAGACCGGCGGGCTGCGGGTCCGTGCGGTGGGTCAGCGCATCGACCAGGGTGAGCACGAGCCCGACGGCGGCGACGGCACCCGGCCGCAACGTGCGCGCGGTGGCGGCGAGGTCGAGCTCGCGGACCTCGGCGAGCCACTGGCGGCCCTCGGCCACGACCGACAGGGCCAGCAGCACCAGGGTCACCGCGACGGCGATCCAGAAGGCGGCCACCGGCTGCCACACCGGCACGGTGGCCATGACGAAGCCGACGGTGGTGGCGGCAGCCATGCTGCCGGCCACCGCGATGAGCACGAACGACGAGGTGGAGAGCACCGCCGTCCGGCTCAGCACCAGGACCGGCGCGACGGCCAGCCCGGTGGTCAGGAACAGCGTGAGCGCGACGGCCCGCAGGTCACCGAGTCCGGCCAGGGCACCGATGCCGCCGGCCAGCAGGGTGAGCAGCACCCAGCTCGCCGCGAGCAGGCGGGCCACCCCCGGCATCGGGGCCGACGAGCCGGCCCGCCGCAGGACGGGGAGGGCGCGCCACCGTTCCCGGCGCGAGCGGCGGGACGGGGCGGGAGTATCCGACAGGTCCCCGCCCACGTCCTGCCCGCCGGCGGGGAGCCGGTCGGTCAGGGCGTGCGAGCCGGTGGCCCCGGGGGCCTGGTCGGTGGTGCCGGTGATCAGGGATGTCCTGGTCGGGGCGTCGCTGATGCTCATGCGACCTCGTTCCTCGCGGGTTTCTCGCGGACCGGGGTCGCGGCCGTGGCCTGGGGAATGTGCCGACATGCTTTGAAGTACAGCACCGGTCCCATCGCCATGCCCGCCAGCTCCCGCAGTCGCAGGGTGGTGGTCGGCAGCGGGGGCGCCGGCGGCAGTGCCTGCACCTGTCCGTCCGCCGGTAGGTCGTGGGCGGTGGCGACCGGCTCCTCGGCCGGCGCACTGCCCTGGACGCGCTTGCTGCTCCGGGTGACCCGGACGGCCTGCGCGAGCCCGGGACCGACCTGGCGCAGCAGCGCCCGGCGGCTCCGGGAGTCCAACAACAGCTTGGTGACGTAGGCGGTCAGACCGGAGCCGTACCCGAAGATCTGCTTGCGCAGACCGGCCATGTCGCTGCGGTGCCGGTGCCAGACCAGCGCCGCGGGCTCGTAGGCCAGGGTGTACCCGCCCTGCAGGATGCGCAGGAAGATGTCCAGGTCCTCACCGCCCTTGGTGGCGGTGCCGGCGCCGAGCGCCTCGTCGAAACCACCGAGCTCGCGGACGACCTGGGTGCGGAAGGCCATCGAGGCCCCGGTGCCGAAGCGGCCGGCCGCGTACGGGTACAGCGGATCCTCCGGGTGCGAGGACGCGTCGTAGACCGTGGGGGTGCAACCGTCCGACCAGGAGACCCGGGCGTCGAAGTACCGCTCCGCCGCGGTGTCCAGGGTGGCGGTGCAGACCATGCCGGTCACGCAGCCGACGTCCAGACGCCGGTCGAAACCGCGGGCCAGGCCCAGCAGCCAACCGGCGTCGACGCGCACGTCGTCGTCGGTGTAGGCGATGACCGGACCGCGGACCTCGGCCAGGCCGCGGTTGCGCGCACAGGACAGGCCCGGGCGCGGTTCACGGACGTACCGGAAGCGGCTGTCCTGCCCGACCTGGGCGTCGAACGCGGCCCGCCCGGTCTCGTCGGACGGGGCGTTGTCGACGATGACGACCTCGAAGCCGCCGGGCAGTCCGGTGGCGTCCAGGCCCTGCAGATCGGCGAGCACGATGCGCAGCGCGTCACCGCGGTTGCGGGTGCACACCACGACGCTGACGGACGGGGTGCCGTCCTCGGGGGTGAGCCGGCGCAGCACCGGGAAGCTCGGGGCCGCGGGGGTGCCGGCGGCGAGCAGGGCGGTGAGCCGGTCGTGTTCGACGGTCGGCAGGGCGGCGAGGGCGGCACGCACGTCCAGGCGACCGCCGATGAGCGGTCGCTGGACGACACCGACCGGTTCGCCGTACACACGGATCAGTACCCGGGCCACCACGTGGGCGGTGGTCGGCGCACTGATGGTGTGGGTCTCGGTCGGCAGGTGGGCGGCATCGAGCTCGGTGATCCAGATGGATCCCTCGCCCGACCCGACGCCCGCGTCGGGTCGGGTGCTCATGCGGCTTCGCTCCGCACCAGGGGGGTGGCCTCGACCAGCTCGGTCTGCGCGGCGGCCCGCAGGCCACGCACGTAGCCCAGCGAGGTGGCACCGAGCCCGTAGACGACGGCGGCACCGCGCAGCAGGCCGTGCACATCGCCGCGCAGCGCGTCCTTCACACCGCGGAACACCGCACGCGGCAGCACCGTGGAGACGTAGGACCGCTCGGTGGCCAGCGCGTCGTTGCGACCGACCCCCTTGGCGACGAGCGCCTTGGACACGCCCTCCCAGTAGCAGCGCCGGGAGAAGTAGCCCAGGGTGCGCCGGTTCTCGGTCACCCGGTGGTGCACCACGGCGCCGGGGGCGCTGAGGATGCGGGCCGCGGGATCACGCTGACGCAGCCGGATGGAGAACTCGGTCTCCTCGCAACCGACCGGGTGCGTACCGACCCGGCCGATGCCGGACGTGAAGCCGCCCAGTTCGGCCAGCGCGGGGCGCCGGAAGGCCATCGAGCAGCCCAGCGGGTTCCGCACCGGGACCTGCGTGGTCGGCATGCCCTCGTAGCTGCAGCCCACCACCCAGAGGAACGGCTCCGGAAACCAGCGCGGCTGCCCGGCGCCGTCCCAGTTCGGGTCGGCCCAGCCGGCGACACCCTGCACCTGCGGGTCGGTGAACGGAGCGACCATCTGCTCCACCCACCCGTCCGCGGCCCGGGCGTCGTCGTCCAGGAACAGGACGATGTCGGAGTCCGCGGCCTCGATACCGGTGTTGCGTGCACCGGAGAGCCCGTTGCCGGCGGTGTTCGCGATGACCAGCGCCCGGGGGCAGGCGAGGGTCAGGCGGGCGAGCAGAGCCGGGTTGTGGTCGACGACGAGGATGACCTCGTCGGGGACCACGGACTGTCCGAGCACCGAGTGATAGGCGTCCAGGACGTCGTCCCAGCGCTTCTCGGTGTAGGCACAGATGACGACGGCGACCGTGCCGGGCGCGGAGGGGCCGACCGTCACACTGCCTCCGACCGCTGGGCGGCGGTCGTGGCGCGCTCGGGCAGGGGAACCACCACGGCGGGGGCGGTGTGCTGCAGCGAGCGGGCCGCGGCCTGCTGGGGGGTGACGCGCTCACGCATGATGGTGAACAGCACGCGCCAGCCGTCGCGGAAGGTGCGCAGGTTGCTCTCGCCGGAACGGCGCGGGTACTCGAAGCTGGGCACCTCGGCGATCTTGAGCCGCGACTTCGCGACACGCACGTTGATCAGCGTCTCGATCTCGAAGCCGTCGCCCCACACCGCGTCGACGGTCGTGTCGTGGGCCGCGGGCAGCCCGAAGGCCAGCAGGCACTCGCGACGGAACGCGTTGTAGCCGTAGCAGAGGTCGGAGAACTTGGTCCGGAACAGGATGTTGGTGATCCCGTTCAGGCCCTTGTTCCCCAGGTCGCGCAGCAGGGAGATGTCGTCGCTGCCACCG
Proteins encoded in this window:
- a CDS encoding glycosyltransferase family 2 protein; this translates as MTVGPSAPGTVAVVICAYTEKRWDDVLDAYHSVLGQSVVPDEVILVVDHNPALLARLTLACPRALVIANTAGNGLSGARNTGIEAADSDIVLFLDDDARAADGWVEQMVAPFTDPQVQGVAGWADPNWDGAGQPRWFPEPFLWVVGCSYEGMPTTQVPVRNPLGCSMAFRRPALAELGGFTSGIGRVGTHPVGCEETEFSIRLRQRDPAARILSAPGAVVHHRVTENRRTLGYFSRRCYWEGVSKALVAKGVGRNDALATERSYVSTVLPRAVFRGVKDALRGDVHGLLRGAAVVYGLGATSLGYVRGLRAAAQTELVEATPLVRSEAA
- a CDS encoding glycosyltransferase family 2 protein; the encoded protein is MSPHHARRPRPTVSVVIPTRNEAKNVPFVLENLPSGIDEVILVDGNSVDGTIEAAQAVYPDIKVVHQSRKGKGNALAAGFAASTGDYIVMIDADGSMDPREIPDYLAALDAGAHYAKGSRFCAGGGSDDISLLRDLGNKGLNGITNILFRTKFSDLCYGYNAFRRECLLAFGLPAAHDTTVDAVWGDGFEIETLINVRVAKSRLKIAEVPSFEYPRRSGESNLRTFRDGWRVLFTIMRERVTPQQAAARSLQHTAPAVVVPLPERATTAAQRSEAV
- a CDS encoding glycosyltransferase, producing MSTRPDAGVGSGEGSIWITELDAAHLPTETHTISAPTTAHVVARVLIRVYGEPVGVVQRPLIGGRLDVRAALAALPTVEHDRLTALLAAGTPAAPSFPVLRRLTPEDGTPSVSVVVCTRNRGDALRIVLADLQGLDATGLPGGFEVVIVDNAPSDETGRAAFDAQVGQDSRFRYVREPRPGLSCARNRGLAEVRGPVIAYTDDDVRVDAGWLLGLARGFDRRLDVGCVTGMVCTATLDTAAERYFDARVSWSDGCTPTVYDASSHPEDPLYPYAAGRFGTGASMAFRTQVVRELGGFDEALGAGTATKGGEDLDIFLRILQGGYTLAYEPAALVWHRHRSDMAGLRKQIFGYGSGLTAYVTKLLLDSRSRRALLRQVGPGLAQAVRVTRSSKRVQGSAPAEEPVATAHDLPADGQVQALPPAPPLPTTTLRLRELAGMAMGPVLYFKACRHIPQATAATPVREKPARNEVA